The genomic DNA TTACAATTTGATTCATACATTTTTCTTCCAGTATGTTAAAATGGTAAGGAATGCATTTTTAAAAAATTGAGGGGTTGTACATGATTTCTTTAAGCAGTAAAGAGTTACTTGAAACAAGTATAAAAGAGTACATCATTCCGTCAGAGAAAGTGGCACATGTCCAAGTAGGTAATTCACTTGAGCACGCACTTTTGTTGTTGACTAGGAGCGGCTATTCATCTATTCCTGTCCTGGATCCCTCCTTCCGCCTTCACGGCCTCATCAGCTCCAGGTTGATTACCGATAATATCCTTGGATTGGAGCGCTTCGAATTTGAGAACCTCGAAGAAAGGAAAGTCGAGAGTGTCATGTCGACGGATCTTTCCACTATCTCCATCGATTCAACGTTCAAGGAAGCCTTCAATCTGCTGATCGATCAGCCGTTTTTATGTGTTGTATCCAGTGAAGGGCACTTTGAGGGCATCATGACCCGCCGTGTCGTGCTGAAGGAGCTAAAAAAACATATATATCAAATGATTCATTCAGCGTGATGATTCGAAGATCGGGGTTCCCCCGGTCTTTTCTTTTGCCCAAATTCATGAGTGTATTATGTAAATGAATCAAAAATACGTTATAATATAAGAAAAACTTATGAATGTGGTGAAGAGATGGCTTTTTCTGAATTTCAGCTGCTCCAGGTTTTGGCACATGAGATGAATATGCGGAAAGCGGCCGAAAGGCTCTTTGTATCTCAGCCTGCCCTTTCTCAGAGGCTGCAGAATATGGAGAAGGACTGGGGCACCAAAATTTTTCTTCGCTCACAGAAGGGCCTCTCCCTGACACCAGCAGGCGAGTTGATTGTGAAGCTTGCAGAAGACGTTCTCCAAAAAGAAGAATCCGTCCGGGAAAAGATCCATGCACTCGAATCGGAGGTTCATGGGACCCTTAAAATCGCATGCGCTTCAATTGTGGGACAAAACTGGCTTCCGAAAGTGCTGAAACGATTTGTGGAAACCTATCCTCATGCGAAGATTTCCCTGATCACCGGATGGAGTAGTGAAATCCTGAAGGCCATTTATGATAATGAGGTCCATATCGGTATCATCAGGGGGACGCCTGATTGGAAAGGGAAAAAGCACCATCTTTTTGAGGATCCGCTGTTCCTTGTCGACCGGGAAATACAATCCATCGAAGATGTCATGAAGACGGATCGTCCCTTCATCCAGTTCAAAAGCGATTCCAATTACTTTCAAGAAATCCAGGAATGGTGGCTGAAGCATTTTCAGACCACGCCGAAACGAACCATCGTCGTCGATCAGATCGAAACATGCAAACAGATGACACTGAACGGGATCGGCTATGCCATTCTCCCGGCCATCACCTTGACGGGAATGGAACAGGACATCTTCAAAATTCCTTTAAAGGATGAGATGGGTGGTTTTATTCATCGCGATACGTGGCTGCTCGGCTATGAGTCGGCCTTCCAGCTCCGTCAGGTTGGGGCGTTTCTGGAAGTAGTGGACGATTTTCTCATTGAAAACCGGTAGGTACGGGTTGTGTTACGTTCTTTATCATGATAAAGTAATTCAAGAACTCTGAATTTACTGCTTATAATGGAGGGATTAAGATGAAAATGATGGATGCCAATGAGATTATTTCGTTCATTCAAAATAGTACCAAGTCAACACCTGTAAAGGTATATGTGAAAGGGAAACTCGAAGGGATCAACTTCGGGGAATCGTCACAAACATTCCTGAATGGTGACAGCGGGGTTGTATTCGGCGAATGGAGTGAGCTTGCCGGGGTACTTGAAGAGCACAAAGAATACATAGAAGATTATGTAGTGGAAAATGACCGCCGGAATTCAGCGATCCCACTTCTTGATATGAAAGGGATCAAAGCCCGTATCGAACCGGGAGCGTTCATCCGTGATCAAGTAGAGATCGGTGACAATGCCGTCATCATGATGGGAGCCGTGATCAATATCGGATCAGTCATCGGAGAGGGTACGATGATCGACATGAATGTTGTCCTCGGAGGACGTGCAACGGTAGGAAAGAACTGCCATATAGGGGCAGGGGCCGTTCTTGCAGGAGTGATCGAGCCGCCATCCGCGAAGCCGGTTGTCATTGAAGATGACGTCGTGATCGGGGCGAATGCCGTCGTGCTTGAAGGTGTGACCGTAGGAAAAGGCGCTGTTGTCGCTGCTGGAGCGATCGTGGTGAAAGATGTTGAACCATATACGGTGGTGGCAGGTTCACCGGCGAAGAAGCTGAAAGATATCGACGCCAAAACAAAATCTAAAACAGAAATTAAACAAGAGCTCAGACAGCTCTGATTCAAAAGAGAACGGACGATTTTTCGTCTGTTCTTTCTTGTAAGGAGGGAATATAATGTCAACTGTCGATTTCAAAATGATCAGGCGTGATCTTCATCAGATCCCGGAGCTTGGATTCCAGGAATTCAAGACTCAGAAATACCTTATGGACTACATTTCGTCCCTCCCAAGGGATCGGTATGAACTTAAGCAGTGGAAGACAGGATTGTTTGTCAAAGTCCGCGGGACCGAGCCGTCTAAGACGATCGGTTTCCGTGCGGATATCGATGGATTGCCCATCACGGAACAAACGGGACTGCCGTTCCCGTCCCGTCATGAAGGTCGTATGCACGCATGCGGACATGACTTCCACATGGCCATCGGACTCGGCATCCTGACTCATTTTGTTCATCATCCCATAAAGGACGATCTTCTCTTCATCTTCCAACCGGCTGAAGAAGGTCCTGGGGGAGCGGAACCGATGCTTCGCAGTGATGAGATGAAGGAGTGGA from Rossellomorea marisflavi includes the following:
- the dapD gene encoding 2,3,4,5-tetrahydropyridine-2,6-dicarboxylate N-acetyltransferase — its product is MKMMDANEIISFIQNSTKSTPVKVYVKGKLEGINFGESSQTFLNGDSGVVFGEWSELAGVLEEHKEYIEDYVVENDRRNSAIPLLDMKGIKARIEPGAFIRDQVEIGDNAVIMMGAVINIGSVIGEGTMIDMNVVLGGRATVGKNCHIGAGAVLAGVIEPPSAKPVVIEDDVVIGANAVVLEGVTVGKGAVVAAGAIVVKDVEPYTVVAGSPAKKLKDIDAKTKSKTEIKQELRQL
- a CDS encoding LysR family transcriptional regulator, translating into MAFSEFQLLQVLAHEMNMRKAAERLFVSQPALSQRLQNMEKDWGTKIFLRSQKGLSLTPAGELIVKLAEDVLQKEESVREKIHALESEVHGTLKIACASIVGQNWLPKVLKRFVETYPHAKISLITGWSSEILKAIYDNEVHIGIIRGTPDWKGKKHHLFEDPLFLVDREIQSIEDVMKTDRPFIQFKSDSNYFQEIQEWWLKHFQTTPKRTIVVDQIETCKQMTLNGIGYAILPAITLTGMEQDIFKIPLKDEMGGFIHRDTWLLGYESAFQLRQVGAFLEVVDDFLIENR
- the cbpB gene encoding cyclic-di-AMP-binding protein CbpB, whose amino-acid sequence is MISLSSKELLETSIKEYIIPSEKVAHVQVGNSLEHALLLLTRSGYSSIPVLDPSFRLHGLISSRLITDNILGLERFEFENLEERKVESVMSTDLSTISIDSTFKEAFNLLIDQPFLCVVSSEGHFEGIMTRRVVLKELKKHIYQMIHSA